A window of the Dickeya dianthicola NCPPB 453 genome harbors these coding sequences:
- a CDS encoding YjfB family protein: MDVSQIASLSTGLSNMQLSSEISTTVLKKSLDNQKNTVANLIQSIPQLPANPAVGRNINTTA; this comes from the coding sequence ATGGATGTCTCGCAGATCGCGTCACTTTCCACTGGTCTTAGCAACATGCAGCTCAGCAGCGAGATCAGTACCACTGTTCTAAAGAAATCGTTGGACAATCAGAAAAATACTGTAGCTAATCTCATTCAGTCCATCCCGCAGTTGCCCGCCAATCCGGCAGTCGGCCGCAATATCAACACCACCGCGTAA
- a CDS encoding DUF3772 domain-containing protein: MRKGLLGIYGWMLLVALFAFSSVSMAATDPAPGGQEESAEKVNVDTELVKLQKQLDGIKQQISGTTTDAKLSVLNDTTLELVANADKLAGVLTPMRAQLQAQLDVLGPAPQPQAAVSETAEVTRKRATLNQQKQKLDTQASQVQAIKTGAENLSTQILALRRNALKNQLALNSGSMLGSRFWSPIIKPVQEDIDRLSDLKDDLTEAFIAAWQPGWRYGSAFFLLLAVALSTAGRKLLEKYLARAGIHLLPEGRLRRSFLAIAVVLSTVLMMGMAVLLVDYVFTRHGDVTDRAAGFMENLVRLVVFCSMISGLGRAFLSNKRPSWRLPAIANPVARAMEPFSIIATGFIVVFGVIEQINTTSGISVGVTIVGNGLSSLFLALTSGAIALRSNQIRRRMVEAGETPEARSTLSGLIHLAVLLTTLAVLVSLLIGYISLARFLTYELVWVGMVLSLLYLSTTFVEDVCESLFSPAFASGRQIKRTLNLDDRHLDQAAAILSAGLKVLLILMAVVALLNGTFGSTTPVDLVQKAVEIWGGKGLESISIVPAHLVNAVVLLVIGIYSLRVSRRWLEHEFFPKTTLEAGIKASLVTLYSNIGYILIILLTLATLGIEWSKLAWIVSALSVGIGFGLQEIVKNFISGLILLTERPVKVGDLVNISGVEGDIRRINVRATEIQLGDRSTVIVPNSQFISQNVRNITMGNPQGVATLALTFPLDIDPDVVKNILLDAYHAHEKILETPVPSVMFSQLTPNGMVLSVTGYVGSPRMVASAKSDLLFDIIKRLRTASIPLAVPQKMVLESNVDVAALQADAVPRQ; this comes from the coding sequence ATGCGTAAAGGGCTACTCGGAATTTACGGTTGGATGCTGCTGGTGGCGTTGTTTGCCTTCAGTTCGGTCAGTATGGCTGCGACGGACCCCGCGCCGGGCGGGCAGGAAGAAAGCGCGGAAAAGGTGAATGTGGATACCGAACTGGTAAAGCTGCAGAAACAGCTGGATGGCATCAAACAGCAGATTTCCGGCACAACCACTGACGCCAAACTCAGTGTATTGAACGATACTACGCTGGAACTGGTCGCCAATGCGGACAAACTCGCTGGGGTCCTGACGCCGATGCGCGCGCAATTACAGGCTCAGTTGGACGTATTGGGACCTGCGCCGCAGCCGCAGGCTGCCGTGAGCGAAACCGCTGAGGTCACGCGTAAGCGCGCCACGCTTAACCAGCAGAAACAGAAACTGGATACGCAAGCCAGTCAGGTGCAGGCGATAAAAACCGGCGCCGAGAACCTATCGACGCAGATTTTGGCGCTGCGCCGGAATGCGCTGAAAAATCAGTTGGCACTCAACTCCGGCAGTATGCTTGGCAGCCGTTTTTGGTCACCCATTATCAAGCCTGTGCAGGAAGATATTGACCGCTTATCGGATTTGAAGGATGACCTGACGGAGGCGTTTATCGCCGCCTGGCAACCCGGGTGGCGTTATGGGTCGGCGTTTTTTCTGTTGCTGGCGGTGGCGCTGAGTACGGCAGGGCGAAAGCTACTAGAGAAATATCTGGCGCGAGCGGGTATTCACCTGTTGCCCGAAGGTCGTCTGAGACGCAGTTTTCTGGCTATCGCTGTCGTCTTATCCACCGTGTTGATGATGGGGATGGCGGTCCTGCTGGTGGACTATGTCTTCACCCGTCATGGCGATGTGACCGACCGTGCTGCAGGGTTCATGGAAAATCTGGTTCGGCTGGTTGTGTTCTGCTCGATGATTTCCGGGCTGGGGCGGGCTTTTCTCTCCAATAAACGCCCGTCGTGGCGCCTGCCGGCGATCGCTAATCCAGTAGCACGGGCGATGGAGCCTTTTTCGATTATCGCCACCGGCTTTATCGTTGTTTTTGGGGTAATTGAACAAATCAATACCACCAGTGGGATTTCGGTGGGGGTGACGATAGTCGGCAACGGTTTGTCGTCACTGTTTCTGGCGCTGACATCCGGAGCGATCGCCCTGCGCAGTAACCAGATTCGCCGGCGTATGGTGGAAGCCGGTGAAACGCCCGAAGCCCGTTCAACCCTGTCGGGGTTGATTCATCTGGCTGTCTTGTTGACCACGCTGGCGGTCCTGGTCTCGTTGCTGATTGGCTATATCTCGCTGGCGCGTTTCCTGACCTATGAACTGGTGTGGGTCGGCATGGTGTTGTCCTTGCTGTATTTGTCGACCACCTTTGTAGAAGACGTGTGCGAGAGCCTATTTTCCCCCGCCTTTGCCAGCGGGCGGCAGATCAAACGAACGTTGAATCTGGATGATCGTCATCTGGATCAGGCTGCGGCTATTTTGTCTGCCGGGTTGAAAGTTCTGTTGATTCTGATGGCCGTCGTGGCATTGCTGAATGGCACGTTTGGTTCGACCACGCCGGTTGATTTGGTGCAGAAAGCGGTGGAGATCTGGGGTGGAAAAGGCCTGGAATCCATCAGCATCGTACCCGCCCATCTGGTCAATGCCGTGGTTCTGCTGGTTATCGGCATTTATAGTCTGCGCGTATCCCGCCGCTGGCTGGAGCACGAATTCTTTCCGAAAACTACGCTGGAAGCCGGTATCAAGGCCTCGCTGGTGACGCTGTATTCCAATATCGGCTACATCCTGATTATTCTGCTGACGCTGGCGACGCTGGGTATCGAGTGGAGCAAGCTGGCGTGGATTGTCAGCGCCCTGTCGGTCGGGATCGGTTTTGGTTTACAGGAAATCGTGAAGAACTTTATTTCCGGGCTGATTCTGCTGACAGAGCGACCGGTCAAGGTGGGTGATCTGGTCAATATCAGTGGCGTTGAAGGCGACATCCGGCGCATCAATGTGCGCGCTACGGAAATTCAACTGGGCGACCGATCTACGGTGATCGTGCCCAACTCTCAGTTTATTTCGCAGAATGTCCGCAATATTACTATGGGTAATCCGCAAGGGGTGGCGACACTGGCGCTGACCTTCCCACTGGATATTGATCCAGATGTGGTTAAAAACATTCTGCTGGATGCCTACCATGCGCATGAAAAAATTCTGGAAACCCCGGTGCCGTCGGTGATGTTCAGTCAACTGACTCCAAATGGCATGGTGCTCAGCGTGACCGGGTATGTAGGCAGCCCGCGCATGGTGGCGTCGGCCAAAAGCGATCTGTTGTTCGATATCATCAAGCGCCTGAGAACAGCGAGTATTCCGTTGGCGGTGCCGCAGAAAATGGTGTTGGAAAGCAATGTCGATGTTGCCGCGTTGCAGGCGGATGCGGTGCCCAGACAGTAA
- the gspB gene encoding type II secretion system assembly factor GspB, whose protein sequence is MEKTPKVTSSTQTGYRIPGYLLVVYALLLFALGWLGHQRWADVSPPSLSVPAAAIAAPPGKIVAPTTGAEATTSSPSQSIADNRETAASPAATAEDKSPKPAAWQTAKAGELPYVAFSAHVYTSDPDKRSVTLNGERYREGDSPYQGLVIEQIEQDMVIFSFNGEPFILDSLQDWPGGKPGTDAAQGNEQESASKPEKTVRTTKK, encoded by the coding sequence GTGGAAAAAACACCGAAAGTGACATCATCAACTCAGACCGGTTACCGCATCCCCGGTTATTTGCTGGTTGTCTACGCGCTGTTGCTATTCGCACTGGGTTGGCTTGGTCATCAACGCTGGGCGGATGTCAGCCCGCCGTCGCTTTCAGTCCCCGCTGCGGCAATCGCCGCTCCGCCTGGCAAAATCGTTGCACCGACAACCGGCGCCGAGGCAACGACCTCGTCCCCGTCTCAGAGCATCGCTGATAACAGGGAAACCGCGGCCTCGCCAGCAGCCACAGCGGAAGATAAGTCGCCAAAACCGGCGGCCTGGCAAACAGCCAAAGCTGGGGAGTTGCCTTATGTCGCCTTCAGCGCGCATGTCTACACGTCTGATCCGGACAAACGCAGCGTTACACTGAACGGAGAGCGCTACCGTGAAGGCGACAGCCCATACCAGGGGTTGGTGATCGAGCAGATTGAGCAGGATATGGTGATCTTCAGCTTCAACGGCGAGCCGTTCATTCTGGATTCGTTGCAAGATTGGCCGGGTGGGAAGCCGGGCACTGACGCCGCGCAAGGTAATGAACAGGAATCGGCGTCAAAACCGGAGAAAACCGTCAGAACAACGAAGAAATGA
- a CDS encoding ribosomal protein uL16 3-hydroxylase has product MAYQLNLNWPEFLEKYWQKQPVVLKNAFPNFVDPITPDELAGLAMEPEVDSRIVSHVNGQWQAWNGPFEQFDHLGETDWSLLAQAVNHWHAPSAELVRPFRVLPDWRLDDLMISFSVPGGGVGPHIDQYDVFIIQGMGRRRWRVGAKLPMRQFCPHPALLHVDPFTPIIDEELEPGDILYIPPGFPHDGFTFETAFNYSVGFRGPNGRDLISSFADYALENDLGGEHYSDPDLTCREHPGRVEEYELDRLRAMMIDMINQPEDFKQWFGRFVTTPRHELDIAPAEPPYQQDEIADALMAGEVLTRLSGLRVLHVGDSVFINSERLETVAPEAADALCRYTTLGKKELGEALHNPAFIAELTELVNQGYWFFDD; this is encoded by the coding sequence ATGGCTTATCAACTTAACCTTAACTGGCCCGAATTTTTAGAGAAATACTGGCAAAAACAACCTGTTGTGTTAAAAAATGCCTTCCCGAACTTCGTCGATCCCATTACGCCGGATGAACTGGCGGGACTGGCGATGGAACCGGAGGTGGACAGCCGTATCGTCAGCCATGTTAATGGTCAGTGGCAGGCGTGGAACGGGCCGTTTGAACAGTTTGATCATTTAGGGGAAACCGACTGGTCTTTGTTGGCCCAGGCGGTTAATCACTGGCATGCCCCGTCTGCCGAGCTGGTGCGTCCGTTTCGCGTATTGCCGGACTGGCGTTTAGACGACCTGATGATCTCCTTTTCCGTGCCGGGCGGCGGCGTTGGCCCGCATATCGACCAGTATGATGTGTTTATCATTCAGGGCATGGGCCGCCGCCGCTGGCGCGTTGGCGCTAAGCTGCCGATGCGCCAGTTCTGCCCACACCCAGCGCTGCTGCACGTTGATCCGTTCACGCCGATCATTGATGAAGAGCTTGAGCCGGGCGACATTTTATATATTCCGCCAGGCTTCCCGCACGACGGCTTCACCTTTGAAACCGCGTTCAACTATTCGGTCGGCTTCCGCGGGCCAAACGGCAGGGATTTAATCAGCAGCTTTGCCGACTATGCGCTGGAAAACGATCTGGGCGGCGAGCACTATAGCGACCCTGATTTAACCTGCCGGGAACATCCGGGCCGGGTGGAAGAGTATGAACTCGACCGCCTGCGCGCGATGATGATCGACATGATCAATCAGCCGGAAGATTTTAAACAATGGTTTGGCCGCTTCGTAACAACGCCGCGCCACGAGCTGGATATCGCCCCCGCCGAGCCGCCCTACCAGCAGGATGAAATTGCCGACGCCCTGATGGCCGGCGAAGTTCTGACCCGCCTGAGCGGGCTGCGGGTACTGCATGTCGGCGATAGCGTCTTCATCAACAGCGAAAGGCTGGAAACGGTCGCTCCGGAAGCCGCCGATGCGCTGTGCCGTTACACCACTCTTGGTAAAAAAGAACTCGGTGAGGCGCTGCACAATCCAGCGTTCATTGCGGAGTTAACCGAGCTGGTTAATCAGGGCTACTGGTTCTTCGACGACTAG
- the alaC gene encoding alanine transaminase: MADFTSPRRFSRIDRLPPYVFNITAELKMAARRRGEDIIDFSMGNPDGPTPPHIVEKLCTVAQREDTHGYSTSRGIPRLRRAISRWYADRYQVEIDPESEAIVTIGSKEGLAHLMLATLDHGDTVLVPNPSYPIHIYGAVIAGAQVRSVPLVDGVDFFNELERAIRESIPKPKMMILGFPSNPTAQCVELDFFERVVALAKQYGVLVVHDLAYADIVYDGWKAPSIMQVPGAKEIAVEFFTLSKSYNMAGWRIGFMVGNPELVSALARIKSYHDYGTFTPLQVAAIAALEGDQQCVRDIAEQYRQRRNVLVRGLHEVGWMVDEPKASMYVWAKIPDAYAHLGSLEFAKRLLAEAKVCVSPGIGFGDYGDTHVRFALIENQDRIRQAVRGIKAMFRADGVLSGGKKGE; encoded by the coding sequence ATGGCTGATTTTACTTCCCCGCGCCGTTTTTCGCGCATCGATCGTCTCCCCCCTTACGTCTTTAATATCACTGCTGAACTGAAAATGGCTGCCCGTCGTCGGGGTGAGGACATTATTGATTTCAGCATGGGTAACCCAGATGGCCCCACACCGCCGCACATTGTCGAGAAACTGTGTACGGTGGCCCAGCGTGAAGATACCCACGGTTACTCTACGTCGCGTGGTATTCCCCGGTTGCGTCGGGCGATTTCCCGCTGGTATGCCGATCGCTATCAGGTAGAGATTGATCCGGAAAGCGAAGCGATTGTCACCATCGGTTCCAAAGAAGGTCTGGCGCATTTGATGCTGGCGACGCTCGATCACGGCGACACCGTGCTGGTGCCCAACCCCAGTTACCCGATCCACATCTATGGCGCGGTGATTGCCGGCGCGCAGGTGCGCTCGGTGCCGCTGGTTGACGGTGTTGATTTCTTCAACGAGTTGGAACGGGCGATCCGCGAAAGTATTCCCAAGCCTAAGATGATGATTCTGGGCTTTCCGTCAAACCCGACCGCACAGTGCGTGGAACTGGATTTTTTTGAGCGGGTTGTGGCGCTGGCCAAGCAGTACGGGGTGCTGGTGGTGCATGATCTGGCGTATGCCGACATCGTTTACGATGGCTGGAAAGCGCCGTCGATTATGCAGGTTCCCGGCGCCAAAGAGATCGCGGTGGAGTTCTTTACGCTGTCGAAGAGCTACAACATGGCGGGCTGGCGTATTGGTTTCATGGTGGGTAACCCGGAACTGGTGAGCGCGCTGGCGCGCATCAAAAGTTACCACGACTATGGCACGTTCACGCCGTTGCAGGTGGCGGCGATTGCAGCGCTGGAAGGTGATCAACAGTGTGTGCGCGATATTGCCGAACAGTACCGTCAGCGCCGTAATGTACTGGTGCGCGGTCTGCATGAAGTTGGCTGGATGGTGGATGAACCGAAAGCATCAATGTATGTGTGGGCGAAAATTCCGGACGCTTACGCCCACCTGGGGTCGCTGGAATTCGCCAAGCGCCTGCTGGCGGAAGCGAAAGTCTGCGTATCGCCCGGTATTGGATTCGGTGATTACGGTGATACGCACGTGCGTTTTGCATTGATTGAAAATCAGGATCGCATTCGACAGGCGGTACGCGGCATTAAAGCCATGTTCCGGGCTGACGGCGTGCTGTCCGGCGGTAAAAAGGGCGAGTAA
- the gspD gene encoding type II secretion system secretin GspD has protein sequence MKKSWGWLGLTVLLLGSPYGWAAEFSASFKGTDIQEFINTVSKNLNKTVIIDPTVRGTISVRSYDMMNEGQYYQFFLSVLDVYGFSVVPMDNGVLKVIRSKDAKSSSIPLANNEQPGVGDELVTRVVPLNNVAARDLAPLLRQLNDNAGAGTVVHYEPSNVLLMTGRAAVIKRLVDIVNTVDKTGDREMITVPLTYASAEDVAKLVNDLNKTDEKNALPSTMLANVVADERTNSVVVSGEENGRQRAIEMIRQLDRKQVAQGGTKVIYLKYAKALDLIEVLAGNGTSGNRNSSSSNASRSSSSRTSNSGLNSNNNSSGSTNSSGSSSSSSSSSSSMGFGSTFGSTSSSGGRTIVIQGKEVTVRAHDQTNSLIITAPPDIMRDLEQVINQLDIRRPQVLVEAIIAEIQDADGLNLGIQWANKRAGMTQFTNTGIPISTAVIGTDQFRSDGTLTTAYASALGSFNGITAGFYRGNWSMLLTALSRDSKNDVLATPSIVTLDNMEATFNVGQEVPVLTGSQTTVGSGNNIFNTVERKTVGIKLRVKPQINEGDSVLLQIEQEVSSVADSNSSTNSSLGATFNTRTVNNAVMVTNGETVVVGGLLDKTTIESNDKVPLLGDIPWLGSLFRSKSQSVNKRNLMLFLRPTIIRDPGQFQEASINKYRSFNNEQQQQRGEGNRVLDNNTLRLSGGNTYTFRQVQSSISAFYQPEGR, from the coding sequence ATCAAAAAAAGCTGGGGGTGGCTGGGGCTAACCGTTCTTCTGCTTGGCTCGCCGTATGGCTGGGCTGCCGAATTTTCAGCCAGTTTCAAAGGAACCGATATTCAGGAGTTCATCAATACGGTCAGTAAAAACCTGAACAAAACGGTGATTATTGACCCGACGGTTCGCGGCACCATCAGCGTGCGCAGTTACGACATGATGAACGAAGGGCAGTATTACCAGTTTTTCCTCAGTGTGCTGGATGTGTATGGCTTTTCGGTGGTGCCGATGGATAACGGCGTATTAAAAGTCATCCGGTCCAAAGACGCTAAATCGTCTTCTATTCCGCTGGCTAATAACGAACAGCCGGGCGTCGGCGATGAACTGGTGACCCGCGTGGTGCCGCTCAACAATGTGGCGGCGCGCGATCTGGCTCCGTTGCTGCGTCAGCTCAACGATAACGCCGGCGCCGGCACCGTGGTGCATTATGAACCATCCAACGTCCTGTTGATGACCGGACGCGCCGCGGTGATCAAGCGGCTGGTGGATATCGTCAATACGGTGGACAAAACCGGCGATCGTGAAATGATCACCGTACCGTTGACCTACGCATCTGCGGAAGATGTTGCCAAACTGGTGAACGATCTCAACAAAACCGACGAGAAAAACGCGTTGCCAAGCACCATGCTGGCTAACGTGGTGGCGGATGAACGTACCAACTCGGTGGTGGTCAGCGGCGAAGAAAACGGCCGCCAACGCGCGATAGAGATGATCCGCCAACTGGATCGCAAGCAGGTGGCGCAGGGCGGAACCAAGGTTATCTATCTCAAGTACGCCAAGGCGTTGGATCTGATTGAAGTGCTGGCTGGCAATGGGACCAGTGGCAACAGAAATTCGTCGTCATCAAATGCGTCGCGGTCTTCGTCATCCCGAACCAGCAACAGCGGCTTGAACAGCAACAACAATAGCTCCGGTTCGACCAATTCTTCGGGTAGCTCATCCTCTTCTTCTTCGTCCAGTTCCAGTATGGGATTTGGCTCTACGTTTGGCTCGACCAGTAGCTCGGGTGGCCGCACTATCGTCATTCAGGGTAAAGAGGTGACGGTCCGCGCCCACGATCAGACCAACTCGCTGATTATTACCGCGCCGCCCGATATCATGCGCGACCTGGAGCAGGTAATCAATCAACTGGATATTCGCCGCCCGCAGGTGCTGGTGGAAGCGATCATCGCCGAAATTCAGGATGCCGATGGGCTGAATCTGGGTATTCAGTGGGCCAACAAGCGTGCCGGCATGACCCAGTTCACCAACACGGGCATACCGATTTCAACGGCGGTGATTGGAACCGATCAGTTCCGCAGCGACGGCACGCTGACGACGGCATATGCCAGCGCGCTCGGCAGCTTCAACGGTATTACTGCCGGTTTTTATCGCGGCAACTGGTCTATGCTGCTGACGGCGTTGTCCCGAGACAGCAAAAACGATGTGCTGGCGACGCCGAGCATTGTGACGCTGGATAACATGGAAGCAACCTTCAATGTGGGGCAGGAAGTGCCGGTGTTGACAGGGTCGCAAACGACCGTTGGTTCAGGAAACAATATTTTTAACACCGTAGAACGTAAGACCGTCGGCATCAAGCTGCGGGTAAAACCGCAGATCAACGAAGGTGATTCGGTGTTGCTGCAAATTGAGCAGGAAGTCTCCAGCGTGGCGGACAGCAATAGCAGTACCAACAGTTCGCTGGGCGCGACCTTCAACACCCGTACCGTGAACAACGCGGTGATGGTCACCAATGGCGAAACCGTAGTGGTGGGCGGCCTGCTGGATAAAACCACCATTGAATCTAATGACAAAGTCCCGTTGCTGGGCGACATTCCGTGGCTGGGTAGCCTGTTTCGTTCGAAAAGCCAGTCGGTGAACAAACGTAACCTGATGCTGTTCCTGCGTCCGACCATTATTCGCGACCCAGGACAGTTCCAGGAAGCGTCGATCAACAAATACCGTTCCTTCAACAATGAACAGCAACAACAGCGCGGTGAAGGCAATAGAGTGCTGGATAACAACACCCTGCGTTTATCCGGTGGCAACACGTACACCTTCCGCCAGGTGCAGTCGTCCATCTCCGCCTTTTATCAGCCGGAGGGGCGATGA
- a CDS encoding D-amino-acid transaminase — translation MQRSVYVDGQYLPESQATVSVFDRGFLFADAVYEVTSVINGGLVDLDAHLVRLQRSCRELSLSLPVSVDDLKTIHQQLIERNHLQEGSIYLQLSRGNGGDRDFHFPSTEVRPTLVLFTQDRPIINHPKAETGLSVVTCPDIRWHRRDIKTVSLLAACLAKEYAHAHQADDALLVENGFVTEGTSCNCYIVLDNNTVVTRPLSHDILHGITRQSLLKLAEQQQIAVEERPFTPEEAWQAREIFITSATSFVLPVVKIDGRQVGDGKPGPITRCLRDIYIEMARTQTR, via the coding sequence ATGCAGCGCAGTGTTTATGTTGATGGTCAGTACCTGCCGGAATCTCAGGCCACCGTTTCGGTGTTCGATCGCGGCTTTCTGTTTGCCGACGCCGTTTATGAGGTGACATCCGTCATCAACGGCGGGTTGGTCGACCTGGATGCGCATCTGGTGCGACTGCAACGTTCCTGCCGTGAGCTTTCTTTGTCTCTGCCGGTGTCAGTCGATGACCTTAAAACCATCCACCAGCAACTGATTGAACGAAACCACCTGCAGGAAGGCTCGATTTACCTTCAGCTTAGCCGCGGCAACGGCGGCGATCGCGACTTCCACTTTCCATCGACCGAAGTCAGACCGACGCTGGTCCTGTTCACTCAGGATCGTCCGATCATCAACCACCCCAAAGCCGAAACCGGGTTGTCCGTGGTCACCTGCCCGGATATCCGCTGGCATCGCCGCGATATCAAAACGGTCAGCCTGCTGGCGGCCTGCCTGGCCAAAGAGTACGCCCACGCCCATCAGGCTGACGATGCGTTGCTAGTCGAGAACGGTTTCGTCACCGAAGGCACCTCCTGCAACTGCTACATCGTGCTGGACAACAATACCGTGGTCACCCGCCCGCTGAGCCACGACATCCTGCACGGCATTACCCGTCAGTCCCTGCTGAAATTGGCCGAACAACAGCAGATTGCGGTAGAAGAACGCCCGTTCACACCGGAAGAAGCCTGGCAGGCGCGGGAGATATTCATCACTTCCGCCACCTCATTTGTCTTGCCGGTCGTGAAAATCGACGGTCGCCAGGTAGGCGACGGCAAGCCAGGCCCGATCACACGCTGCCTGCGTGACATCTACATTGAGATGGCCCGCACACAGACACGCTAG
- the gspC gene encoding type II secretion system protein GspC, with amino-acid sequence MNISKLPPLSPSVIRRILFYLLMLLFCQQLAMIFWRIGLPDNAPVASVQITPAQARQQPVTLNDFTLFGVSPEKNKTGALDASQMSNLPPSTLNLSLTGVMAGDDTSRSIAIISKDNEQFSRGVNEEVPGYNAKIVSIRPDKVVLQYQGRYEVLGLYGQEDNGSDGVPGAQLNEQLQQRASTTMSDYVSFSPVMNDSKLQGYRLNPGPKSDSFYRVGLQDNDMAVALNGLDLRDEEQAKKAMERMADVHNFTLTVERDGQRQDIYMEFGGDE; translated from the coding sequence ATGAATATCTCGAAACTGCCACCGTTATCTCCGTCTGTCATCAGACGGATTTTGTTTTATCTGCTGATGCTGCTCTTTTGTCAGCAACTGGCAATGATCTTCTGGCGTATTGGTTTACCGGACAATGCGCCGGTCGCCAGCGTGCAGATAACCCCGGCACAGGCCAGACAACAGCCTGTCACCCTGAATGATTTTACGTTATTCGGCGTTTCTCCCGAGAAAAATAAAACGGGCGCGCTGGATGCGTCGCAAATGAGTAATCTGCCCCCTTCGACGCTGAATCTTTCGCTGACCGGCGTGATGGCTGGTGATGACACATCCCGTTCTATCGCCATTATCAGCAAAGACAACGAACAGTTCAGTCGCGGCGTCAATGAAGAGGTTCCCGGCTATAACGCCAAAATTGTGTCGATTCGGCCGGATAAAGTGGTGCTGCAGTACCAGGGGCGTTATGAGGTGCTGGGGTTGTACGGTCAGGAGGATAACGGCTCGGACGGCGTCCCTGGCGCGCAGCTCAACGAGCAGCTTCAACAGCGCGCATCCACCACCATGAGCGATTACGTCTCTTTTTCCCCGGTCATGAACGACAGCAAGCTGCAAGGGTACCGGTTAAATCCGGGGCCGAAGAGCGATTCATTCTACCGTGTTGGACTTCAGGATAACGACATGGCCGTTGCCCTGAACGGATTGGATTTACGTGACGAAGAGCAGGCGAAGAAAGCGATGGAGCGCATGGCGGATGTGCATAACTTTACCCTGACGGTGGAGCGGGATGGCCAGCGTCAGGATATTTATATGGAATTTGGGGGAGACGAGTAA
- the outS gene encoding GspS family T2SS pilot lipoprotein variant OutS: MHVFSLKVVLLGVCCLSLAACQTPAPVKNTASRSTASVPANEQISQLASLVAASKYLRVQCERSDLPDDGTILRTAVKVAAQKGWDTSRYQSLPQLSENLYQGLLKDGTPKATQCSSFNRAMTPFLDAMRTAR, translated from the coding sequence ATGCATGTATTTTCGCTAAAAGTGGTCCTTTTGGGTGTCTGTTGCCTGAGCCTGGCGGCCTGTCAGACGCCGGCGCCGGTGAAAAACACCGCTTCCCGCAGTACGGCCAGCGTACCGGCCAATGAGCAAATCAGCCAGTTGGCGTCATTGGTGGCGGCCAGTAAATACCTTCGGGTGCAGTGTGAACGCAGCGATTTGCCGGATGACGGCACCATCCTGAGAACGGCGGTGAAGGTGGCGGCGCAAAAAGGCTGGGATACCAGTCGTTATCAATCTTTGCCGCAGTTGAGCGAGAACCTGTATCAGGGGCTGCTGAAAGACGGCACGCCGAAAGCGACGCAGTGCTCTTCATTTAATCGCGCCATGACGCCGTTTCTTGACGCCATGCGCACCGCCCGCTGA